ACATTATTTTCTTCATCAAATCCAACTATATCACAAAATTTCATCTGTAAACCAACAACATCAAAGGGAAGGGGTAATTCCTTTGAAATCAAATTCAATTTCAAATCTTTTCCTGTGATTCTCCCAATTTCTTTTGAGAGTAAATCTAAATTAGAATCATGACATAGAATATCTCTAAAGCGCACTTCACTAACCATTAAATCACCTGAAAACCTTTAATCAGATTTTATCCTGCTGACAAACTTCTCCTTACACTCAGAAGACAAATCGTTAAAATAACAGTTCTCTCTCAAAAAACAGCTTTTACATTTTAACGATTGGCAAAAGTCTGCTCCCAAAAGAAAAAGATAACGATTAAGCTCATAAGGGTTATAGCCCAATTCAGAACACAATTCTTGCATTCTATCAGATATTTTCGAATATTCAACAATATTAGTCCTTTTAGAAACAGGTATAATCTCTTTTAAAACCTCATCAAAGGAATTTAATGAATTATCTTTAAAGAAAAGTCCAGTGTACTGAAAGGAATAAGCCACATTAACATCAATAGGCAATATATCATATTCAAGACCTTCAACATCCCTTAAAAAGAAAGATGCCGATTTTAATGAAATATATTTTAATTTAACGAGTTCTTTAAATATAGATTCAATGTCACTTGAGTTATGTTTAATAAAATCTAAAAATTCATCAGGAGAATACTCATTATAAGCCTGAACAAATGCATCAGTTCGAGAAGCTCCTCCTTTACCCCTAATTTCAAAATCTGTCTTTGAATGATAATTTTGATGACCATAAGCCTTGAACATAGATTGGACAAATTCAGTTGCGTAAGGTGATTTTGCTAGAAAATCAGGGTTTATATCTTTATACATCATATTTACCCATATTGGGATAACTATAGATGCAACGTCCCTCTGCTGGTCTACAATGGTATAAGCTAAACGATTCAGTAATTCTACAGGATCATAGTCTCCATTAGAATCTTTTTTGATAATAATGGGTGCAATGAGTTTTTGAAAATTTTTACCTTCAGAAAAATATTGAATTATTTCATCAATTATTGACATATAAACACTTCAAACCTGATCATATGTCATATTACATAATATATTAATATATTTCGATCAATAATCACATTATAAAACGTTTCAATCTATATAATATCCATATAAAATATTATTGTAAGAAATAAGAAATAAAATATTATATTTTAATAAAATAAGTATTATTACTTAATAAGATATTGTTAAGTTAATTCCAAAAATGTCAAACCTAAATCAGTGATATAATATCTTTTATCCTCTTCTTTTACAAGTTCCATTTCCTTAAGGTCGTTCATGTGCACATAGGCACTGCTAGTTCCTGGCTTGAACCCCACACCTGAAAAAATGTCACTTGTTTTAGATCCAGAATTTTCTTTAATATAATTTAATAATTTAACTTTAGTTCTGCCCAATACTCCCGGATTGACAAGTGTCGGCTCTAATTCTTGGTTATTACATATGTGAATAATTGGTAATGTCTTAAATCCAGATATATAAGAGTACAGATACATACCAAACAAATCAGGAAATATAACTGCTGCGACTATGTCTTTTTTCTCAAAGATACCATTAAGAATTTTAATTGAATCTAAATAATTTCCTTTTAATTGAATGTCCGTTATGTCTGGTAATATCCCTAAATCGCCCACAGGCTTATTCGTTACAATAAGGATATCTCTTGTATTGAATTTCCATGCTATGCGTTCCAGATTTTTAGGATCTTTGATGTTTGTAATGACATATCCCATTTTATTCCCTCTTTGCCGGAAATTCTGTTTCTTATTAGGTATATTCTTTTCTAATGCGTTGTATTCCCTTTTTTAATAGGGAAACTTTTATATGTAAGTGTTTACTCATATTAAAATAGGGAAATTACCTTAATGTATACGGAAAAATTAGGAGGCGAATAAAATGCCGCTTTTAATCAACTATGAAGAAACCCAATCTGCCAAAGAAAAATACCTCAAAATGGGACTAACAAACGATATTGAGATTTGGTTAGCCATGCACAGCTGGAAAATAAGAAAACTAGGACTAGAATTAGATGGAAAACCACTAGCAGAACTGATAAGGTTAGATGAGAAACTGCTTGTTGTTATCAATGAGAAAACAAAGAAAATGTTAGTATTGAACGATGTGGAATGTAGTGATTTCTAAGATTGTTCGCTTTTCTACACGACGAAAAATTTAGAGTTAAAATTAAGTTATAAAACCATGTCAACCCCAATAGGGCAGTGATCTGACCCTTCAATATCTGAAAGAATATATGCCGATTTTACAGTTTCCTTTAAACTTTCACTTACAAAGAAATGGTCAAGACGCATCCCTACATTCTTTTCCCTACAATTATGGCCATAAGGCCACCACGTATAATTTTCAGGATCTCCATTAAACATTCTGAAAGTATCAGTGTAACCAGAATTTATTAATTTATTTAAAAATGCCCTTTCTTCTTTTAAAAAACCAGGATTTTTAGCTGCCCTCGCAGGATTCACTAAGTCAATCTCGTTATGTGCTATATTAAAATCACCACAAATAAGCACGTTTTTTCCAATTTCACTCAAATTTTTCATTTCATCGAGGAAATACTTATAAAAATTGAACTTACGCTCAAGCTTCTCCTTTGAACCTGCACCTGACGGGAAATAAATATTAAATAAAATGAAATCACCATAGTCTGCTTTCAGTATCCTCCCTTCATTTTCATAGTCAGAATTACTAAAACTCTTCTCTATTGTCTTTGGCTTGTTTTTAGAATAGATTGCTACACCTGCATAACCTTTTAATATTTTAGACGGGCAAAAATAGGAATGATAACCTTCTATTTCTTTTAATTTTTTAGGAATTTGATCTTCAGTTGATTTCACTTCTTGAAAGCATAAAATATCCAGGTTTAATTCAAATACTTGTTTTAAGTATCCTCCTTTAAATCTGGTTCGCAGTCCATTGACATTCC
The sequence above is a segment of the Methanobacterium bryantii genome. Coding sequences within it:
- a CDS encoding exodeoxyribonuclease III, yielding MDELKILSWNVNGLRTRFKGGYLKQVFELNLDILCFQEVKSTEDQIPKKLKEIEGYHSYFCPSKILKGYAGVAIYSKNKPKTIEKSFSNSDYENEGRILKADYGDFILFNIYFPSGAGSKEKLERKFNFYKYFLDEMKNLSEIGKNVLICGDFNIAHNEIDLVNPARAAKNPGFLKEERAFLNKLINSGYTDTFRMFNGDPENYTWWPYGHNCREKNVGMRLDHFFVSESLKETVKSAYILSDIEGSDHCPIGVDMVL